A window of the Lepus europaeus isolate LE1 chromosome 5, mLepTim1.pri, whole genome shotgun sequence genome harbors these coding sequences:
- the PROK1 gene encoding prokineticin-1: MGGAMQVSIVLLLVTVSDCAVITGACERDVQCGAGTCCAASLWLRGLRMCTPLGRQGEECHPGSHKRPFFGKRQHHTCPCSPKLLCSRFLDGRYRCSTDLKSITF; encoded by the exons ATGGGAGGCGCCATGCAGGTCTCCATCGTGCTCCTCCTGGTCACCGTGTCCGACTGTGCCGTGATCACCGGG GCCTGTGAGCGGGATGTGCAGTGTGGGGCAGGCACCTGCTGTGCTGCCAGCCTGTGGCTGCGTGGCCTGCGGATGTGCACCCCACTGGGGCGCCAAGGAGAGGAGTGCCACCCCGGCAGCCACAAG AGGCCCTTCTTCGGGAAACGCCAGcaccacacctgcccctgctcGCCCAAGCTGCTgtgctccaggttcctggatggCAGGTACCGCTGCTCCACGGACCTGAAGAGCATCACCTTCTAG